The Caldicellulosiruptor acetigenus DNA window AAATTCGCCAACTGTTGTTGTAAAGTTAGCAATCAAAAGGGTCACCATTGCAAAAAATGTCATTTTCACACCAAAGTTTTCCCTGATAAGGTCAGAAAGTCCCTTGCCAGTTACAACGCCCATTCTTGCCGCCATCTCTTGAATTACTGCCAAGCTTATGGTTATCAGAAAAAGTCCCCACAGCATCTTGTAACCAAACATGGAACCTACCATTGCATATGTTGCGATACCCGATGCATCATTGTCAGCTGTTGCAGTCACAAGCCCTGGCCCAATTACACTTAAAATTAAAAGAATATTTCTTAGTCTGGTGCTTCTTGTTGTCTGTGCCATCTTTATATCACCTCTTTCGTATCAACCTATTATCTACAGCAGCAGCTTTCTTTTCATCTTCAACAGTTCGTATACAATGTCGTTTATAATGACAACTCCAATGAGTTTCTTGCTTTCGTCCACAACAGGCACAGCAAGAAGGCTATATTTTGAAATAATCTCAACAAGGGAATTAACATTGTCAGTGTCTTTGACACAAACCACGTCTCTGTTCATAATCTCATAAAGCGGTGTTTGAGGCTCAGAGATTACCAAATCACGCAAAGACACAACCCCGCAAAGCCTTTCATCATTGTCAACAACATACAGGTAATAAATTTCATCTGGTTCAGGTTTTAAGCGTCTTAGCTCCTCTATTGTCTGCTCAACTGTGAAATGTGTCTTGAATGAGATAAAATCGGTTGTCATTATCGCACCAACACTGTTTTCGGGATACTCCATAAGTTCTTTGACTTCTTCTGATGCTTCTTTCTCCATGCTGTTTAAAAGCTCTTCTGCTCTTTCTTCTTTTATCTCGTCAAGAATATCTGCAACTTCATCAGCCGGCATCTTCTCAAGTGCATCCGCCGCCTTTTCAACAGGAAGACTCTCTAAAACATTTCTCTGTGCTTCAACTTCAAGCTCTTCCAAAACATCTGCAGCCTTTTCATCATCCAGGGTAGAAAAGATATAAGCCTGCGTCTTTTTGTCAAGCTCTTCAATAATGTCTGCCAAATCCGAAGGATGCAAGGTAGCAAGCTTTGAATATGTGGTTGAAAGCTTTAAATCAAGCCTCGGAGATGCAAGCGGCTGTACATCATCCCACAAAATCAAACGCGAAGGAATGTTTTTACCAAGCGGTTTTAACACCTTTTTCAGCGGCTTTGCAAGACCAAGCCTTCTCAAAAGCCCTTCAAGACCGATATCTACAGCTATTACATAAACACCTGTAGAAAGTACTGCAAGTCTTATATCATTTACCCTTACAACTTTTCTGCCGTTCATATCAACAATCTGCTTGTCAAGTATATGACGAACAAGCATAATGGTGTCTTCTTTTTTCACATCGATTGGCTTTAAGTTCCTTGTTTCAATCACGTACTGACCTTTTTCCTTGTAGATTATGAAAAACGAAAAGTCCACAATTTGAGTTCGACCGCCACTTTTTACCTTTGCAGCAATTACTTTTGGTCTTATATAACTTGCATCAACAACCAAGTCTAAAAGCCTTCCTACAACCTTCTTTTCTTCTGAAAAGACCTTGTTGCCGATTACTCTGCTAAGATAAAAGCTTGTGACATTTGGCATTTTAGCACCCCTCCTTTTTTGAATTTTTTGTAACCTCGTGGAGGGGTGCTAAAAGCCTTTAAAATCTATTTGCAAAAGGGTGTATCCATCCCTTTATTTGCTTCAAAGCAGGTAAAAATTAGCACCCCTCCACATTCCAAAGTACAATTGCTTTTTGTTGTCCAATCCTGCTTACTCACAGGACCAGAATCCATCTTTTCTCTCAACTCCTTCTTTAAGAAGAATTTTCGCAATACCAAAATTTTTATACATTGCTATTAGAAACAAAAAGTGCTTTCACCCAAAGCTTAAAAACGAGGTGAAAGCACACTTCTGCCCTTTTCAAAGCTACCTCGTACAAGCTTTGGCACTACACGGCATAAAAAGCTGCATTAGGTTATGCCTTGGTTTCGGCAAAACCTGTTCACCAGCTCAGATTGTCTCCAATCTTTCGCGGCAGCAGCCTATATCCCTGTAGGAGCCTCGCCTACCGAGATATCTTGCAATATTCATTTTTTCAACTTCTATTTTAGCACAATTTTTTCATTTTTCAACCCTTTTTCGGCAAAATTTTTATGTTTTCCGGATATTTTTTTTAAATTTCTTTAATTATCTCTTATTTTCTCTAATATAAAATCAAACATCTTGTCTTTTTCTATCACGTCAGGATGCAAAATTGGCTTTGAAAGAAGACTTTTAATCCCCTCCGGGACCTCAACACCTGTCTTTGCATACAAAATCTCTAGTGCTTCAAACGGGTCAATATTATTATATTCACCATCAAACAAAGCGTTCAAAACATCTTTTGCAAACTTGTAAGGATTTGCAGTCTGAAGTACAACCGTTTTTGTGTTATCAGAGGTCTGCTTTTGGTACTTGGTGTAAACATCAAACCCAACAGCAGAGTGCGGGTCAACAAGATAACCATATTCGCGGTAAATAGTCTTTATGCTATTTCTTGTCTGGTCATCTGTGGAAAAATCGCCCCAGAAACTTTCCTGAATATCTTTTAAAACTTCTTCCTCAACTTTGAAATACCCCTCAGTTTTCAAATCTAACATGTATTTTTTTACTCTTTCTGAATCTCTTGTTACCAAATACAATAACCTTTCCAAATTACTTGCAACAAGAATATCCATTGAAGGTGAGATTGTTTTGTAAAACTTTCTTCTTCTGTCATATAAGCCCGTCCTGACAAAATCGGCAACCACACTGTTTATGTTCGAAGCAACAATCAGCTTATTTATAGGAATTCCCATAAGTTTTGCGATAAAACCTGCCAATATATTGCCAAAATTGCCCGTCGGAACAACAAAGTTTATCTTTTCACCTTCAGATATATCTCCAGCCTTTAAAAGCACCAGATAACTCCAGATATAGTATACAATCTGTGGAAGAAGCCTACCAAAATTTATTGAGTTTGCGGAGGTAAAGAAAAACCCCAGATTTTCGATTGTATCTATGCATTTTTTGCTTGTGAAAATCTCCTTCACACCAGATTGGGCATCATCAAAATTGCCTTTTATCCCGGCAACAAAAGTGTTTCTGCCTTCCTGGGTTGTCATCTGTCTTTTCTGAACATCTGACACACCCTCAGATGGATAAAACACAACTATCTTTGTTCTCTCCACATCCTTAAACCCTTCCAAGGCAGCTTTGCCAGTATCGCCTGATGTTGCAACAAGTATTAGCGCCTGTTTGTAAAAACTCGGCATTGATTTTAACAAAAGATGAGGCAGAACCTGCAACGCAACGTCTTTAAAAGCGTACGTCGGCCCGTGCCACAGCTCAAGTGCAAAAAGACCAGGACTGAGCTTTTTGATACCCACAATATCTTTTGTGTCAAACCTGCCACGGCTATATGCCCTGTCAATGCAATCAGCAATCTCTTCTTTTGTAAAATCTGTAAGGTAAAGCTCAAATATATATTTTGCAAGATTTGCGTAAGAGTCTATGTTTTTTATCTCTTCTGTGTCAAGAGATGGAATTGAAACAGGGGTGTAAAGCCCACCATCTTCAGCTATTCCCCTGTAAATAGCCTCTTTTGCCTGCACCTCTTTGCTCCCTCTTGTGCTTATATATCGCATCCATTTCACCTCAAGTCTTACTTTATTCTCTCTTTTTCAAGAAGTTTTTCATTTAGCTTGTACGACAGCACCATCAGACTGTCAATCAGATGCACATTCTCAACAACCACATCACCTTTTACCTCAATCTCCTTTGCAGTAAAATTCCAAATACCCTTTATGCCACCTTCAACCATTATATCTGCAACCTCTTGCGCAACATCTGCTGGCACACACAGAACACCAATGTCAACATCATTCTTTTTGATAAAATCTTTAAGCTTGTCAACGTGTTCAATCTTTATATCGCGGATAGTTTTCCCTACCTTTTGAGGGTCAATATCAAATAGTCCGATGAGCCTGAAACCCTTTTTATAAAAGTTAGCATAATTTGCCAATGCCTGACCAAGGTTACCTACTCCTACAATGACCATTTTAAAATTCCTGTCAAGCCCCAAAATTTTTACAAGATTCTCATAAAGAACCTGTGTGCTGTAACCATATCCTTGCTGTCCAAACCCGCCAAAATTGTTAAAGTCTTGCCTTACCTGGGAAGCCGTATAACCCATTCTCTGGCTCAGCTCTGACGAGGATATTCTCATAATATCATGGTTTAAAAGGTCTTCAACATACCGAAGATACCTCGGCAACCTTCTTATAACCGCAAGTGAGATGTTCTTTTTTTTGAACAACTTTTCTCCCCCTTATTTTCTTTTGATATTTTTTTGACATACTTCTTCTAAATTAAAAGCCTGTTTCAAACTCAAAACAGGCTGTTATCTTCTTTTCCCGTCAAATCTCTTGTTGTACTCTACTATCTTTTGATTGCTATCTTTTAAAAACTTTGAAAGTTTTGCTTCAAAATCATCTTTTGTTCTTTTCCTCTCATTTTCTCTTTTCATTGCTTCATTTGCTCTCTTTATCGATAGGCTGATTTTACCATCTTCTTTTACATTGATAACCTTTACCTTAACAGTTTGATTTTCTTTTAAATATTTTTTTATATCCTCAACAAACTCATCTGCCACTTCTGAGATGTGAACAAGCCCAACTTTGCCGTCTGGAAGTTCAACAAACGCACCAAACTGTGTTATGCCCTTTACAATACCTTCTAATATCTGACCTCTTTTGATTGACACAAAATAGCCTCCTCTACTCTTTTTTCTTTTTGTTCTTATCTATAAACACAATCTCATCCTTGCCAACAAGCCCAAGCTTTTCCCTCGCTACTTGCTGAATGTAGTCTTTTGTCCCAACATACTGCGCAAGCCTTTTTAGATATTCATTTTCTTTTTTGATTCTTTCTATCTGGACAATGACTTCCCGCTGCTGAGCTTTTACCTGTTTTAAAATCATCTGCTGTTTGAAAACTGTTGTGGCTGAATATATAAAAAAGGTTATTACAAATGCAAGTACTATAATTCTTTTCAGCGCTTTAAAAAATTTCTTCATAGCTTGTCTTCCTTTTTGGAAACTCTCAAAAGTGTAGTTATATTCTATCACAATTCATCTTTTATTAAAAGATAAAACTTTGTTCACCTTTTTTAAAAATCCTTTATAGAGTGGCGAAATGGTATTTTTATAAACATAAATACCGCAAGCTATTGCCAAAAAGGTGTACCATTTGAGTGTATAAAAATTTATAAACATAAGACCCGCTATCAATATTGCTGTGGATAAAATTGAAGATGCAAAAAATAAAAGTTCTTTTGTTCGGCGCTTTAATATCCTTTTGAAAAAGAATGAATCAAATACAACTCCTACTACAAATCCAAGAAAAAAACAGCTTGTAAAATCCGTAATCTGCTCAAATACGCTTGCCGGCAATCTTTTTCGCCTCTCATTTAAAAAGTCGTGACAGCAAACCTTTTTTAGGACTTTCACCATACTCAAGCGAATAAATCTGTCCTTCTATGAATACTTCACCTGTCTCTGTGTTTATTTTATTTATTCTAAGGTCAAACCCTTTTATTACAAGCAATTCATCATTGACAATCAAGATGATATTGTTCTCATCAAAGCTCTCAACATCATCAACACCATTTATTGTTATCTTTTCCCTGCTTTCGATAAGCACACTGTGAATTTTAGATTTTAGATTTTTTCTTTCATCCATTACCATGTGGCATCCTTCAAAAATATTCTCAGCATCACAATAATAACTATATTTATTCTGACAGAAAATTATGTCAAAACCTATTCAGAAAACCTTACTCCATCACCTCATACATTGAACTTGCCAGATTCTTTTGGACCTTTTCATCAACACTTGTCACTTTGCATTTAAAGACTCTGTCACCAAAGTGCACCTCAATGACATCTCCAACTTTGACATCTGTTGATGGTTTTGCTACTTTTCCGTTCACAAATACTCTTCCCGCTTCGCACGCTTCCTGTGCCAAAGTCCTTCTTTTGATAATTCTCGACACTTTTAGATACTTGTCTATTCGCATTTTTTAAAGTCCCCACCTTCTTTGAGCCTTCTAAAAAAATCATAAAAGCGACGAAAAATTTATGGCTGCAGCTAAAAACTGGCTGCAGCCGAGTTAACATTAAAGCAAAGTTTTGCCCCTCTTTTTAAAAAACCTCTATATCGACCAAAAAACCTATTTTGCAACAGCATCTTTCAACATTTTGCCTGCTTTGAACACAGGTACCTTTGTTGCTGGAATCTTTATCTCTTCTTGAGTTTGAGGATTTCTGCCAACTCTTTCTGCCCTCTCTCTTACCTCAAATGAACCAAAACCAACAAGCTGAACCTTTTCCCCCTTAGAGAGTGCCTCTGTTACTGCATCTACGAACGCATTTAGTGCCTTTTCAGCATCCTTCTTTGTAAGACCACTCTTCTCTGCCATTGCCGAAATCAAATCTGTTTTGTTCATTCTTTCTTACCTCCTCGCGTATTTTGTGATATTCTAAATATTTCTATTCTATATTTATATCAAAAATCCTTCTTTTTTCAAGCCTTTTCTAAACTTTTTTTGCCTCTTCCCAAAATTTGTCCATATCTTCAAGGCTCATTTCGTTCAATTTTTT harbors:
- a CDS encoding magnesium transporter, giving the protein MPNVTSFYLSRVIGNKVFSEEKKVVGRLLDLVVDASYIRPKVIAAKVKSGGRTQIVDFSFFIIYKEKGQYVIETRNLKPIDVKKEDTIMLVRHILDKQIVDMNGRKVVRVNDIRLAVLSTGVYVIAVDIGLEGLLRRLGLAKPLKKVLKPLGKNIPSRLILWDDVQPLASPRLDLKLSTTYSKLATLHPSDLADIIEELDKKTQAYIFSTLDDEKAADVLEELEVEAQRNVLESLPVEKAADALEKMPADEVADILDEIKEERAEELLNSMEKEASEEVKELMEYPENSVGAIMTTDFISFKTHFTVEQTIEELRRLKPEPDEIYYLYVVDNDERLCGVVSLRDLVISEPQTPLYEIMNRDVVCVKDTDNVNSLVEIISKYSLLAVPVVDESKKLIGVVIINDIVYELLKMKRKLLL
- the thrC gene encoding threonine synthase, which encodes MRYISTRGSKEVQAKEAIYRGIAEDGGLYTPVSIPSLDTEEIKNIDSYANLAKYIFELYLTDFTKEEIADCIDRAYSRGRFDTKDIVGIKKLSPGLFALELWHGPTYAFKDVALQVLPHLLLKSMPSFYKQALILVATSGDTGKAALEGFKDVERTKIVVFYPSEGVSDVQKRQMTTQEGRNTFVAGIKGNFDDAQSGVKEIFTSKKCIDTIENLGFFFTSANSINFGRLLPQIVYYIWSYLVLLKAGDISEGEKINFVVPTGNFGNILAGFIAKLMGIPINKLIVASNINSVVADFVRTGLYDRRRKFYKTISPSMDILVASNLERLLYLVTRDSERVKKYMLDLKTEGYFKVEEEVLKDIQESFWGDFSTDDQTRNSIKTIYREYGYLVDPHSAVGFDVYTKYQKQTSDNTKTVVLQTANPYKFAKDVLNALFDGEYNNIDPFEALEILYAKTGVEVPEGIKSLLSKPILHPDVIEKDKMFDFILEKIRDN
- a CDS encoding redox-sensing transcriptional repressor Rex gives rise to the protein MFKKKNISLAVIRRLPRYLRYVEDLLNHDIMRISSSELSQRMGYTASQVRQDFNNFGGFGQQGYGYSTQVLYENLVKILGLDRNFKMVIVGVGNLGQALANYANFYKKGFRLIGLFDIDPQKVGKTIRDIKIEHVDKLKDFIKKNDVDIGVLCVPADVAQEVADIMVEGGIKGIWNFTAKEIEVKGDVVVENVHLIDSLMVLSYKLNEKLLEKERIK
- a CDS encoding S1 RNA-binding domain-containing protein; this translates as MSIKRGQILEGIVKGITQFGAFVELPDGKVGLVHISEVADEFVEDIKKYLKENQTVKVKVINVKEDGKISLSIKRANEAMKRENERKRTKDDFEAKLSKFLKDSNQKIVEYNKRFDGKRR
- a CDS encoding FtsB family cell division protein; this encodes MKKFFKALKRIIVLAFVITFFIYSATTVFKQQMILKQVKAQQREVIVQIERIKKENEYLKRLAQYVGTKDYIQQVAREKLGLVGKDEIVFIDKNKKKKE
- the yabQ gene encoding spore cortex biosynthesis protein YabQ, which produces MPASVFEQITDFTSCFFLGFVVGVVFDSFFFKRILKRRTKELLFFASSILSTAILIAGLMFINFYTLKWYTFLAIACGIYVYKNTISPLYKGFLKKVNKVLSFNKR
- a CDS encoding YabP/YqfC family sporulation protein; this encodes MDERKNLKSKIHSVLIESREKITINGVDDVESFDENNIILIVNDELLVIKGFDLRINKINTETGEVFIEGQIYSLEYGESPKKGLLSRLFK
- a CDS encoding RNA-binding S4 domain-containing protein, whose amino-acid sequence is MRIDKYLKVSRIIKRRTLAQEACEAGRVFVNGKVAKPSTDVKVGDVIEVHFGDRVFKCKVTSVDEKVQKNLASSMYEVME
- a CDS encoding HU family DNA-binding protein; translated protein: MNKTDLISAMAEKSGLTKKDAEKALNAFVDAVTEALSKGEKVQLVGFGSFEVRERAERVGRNPQTQEEIKIPATKVPVFKAGKMLKDAVAK